From a single Candoia aspera isolate rCanAsp1 chromosome 2, rCanAsp1.hap2, whole genome shotgun sequence genomic region:
- the TRIM65 gene encoding E3 ubiquitin-protein ligase TRIM65 — protein sequence MASSGSQKLEEKLICCICLEMFSTPVTVPCGHSFCEKCISSHWDKEEQGLNGQKVCTCPECRKSFPERPKLSKAVQLDSLVDLLKLEAVPRFEMGKAGDAQARKCPRHGRPLELYCVAEKRCICCVCTVRSCQKHKRTLFEEERKAKEESIKETLEEKQKEVEKIVTEIQKLEQQMDHTKVFSTKFRLGILQKFDHLMETLKECQKKVVERVESEHATLLKQMEENWNCLQHHLETFTQYNKTVEGLLSCADDVRFLEQHLLSPPCKLEVPPVIQLDLDTNAHTITEFFSEFDRLLEELQSNPLNPQMTDRKISLEPKVFVKRMPGPCLSENELRTKLLQDQQNLTFDPVSANKYLQLSDNHQKATHPQGFHKPKPNDPQRFEPWQVKCTQTFSQGSHYWEVELSDHSVIIGVACERFPRRKQAHQKFTIGLDKLSWGLHVQEDSYVAWYNKKSTKIKEPLCKFIGVLLDCDQGVLSFYSIDNNMKCLHIFHTTFTEPLVPIFWLCEGTAVTLCQRPPSQIITDERSPDL from the exons ATGGCTTCCTCTGGTTCTCAGAAACTGGAAGAGAAATTAATATGTTGCATTTGTCTGGAGATGTTTTCCACCCCTGTGACCGTGCCTTGCGGGCACAGTTTTTGTGAAAAGTGTATCAGCAGCCACTGGGACAAAGAGGAACAAGGACTCAACGGCCAGAAAGTCTGCACCTGCCCTGAATGCCGAAAAAGCTTCCCAGAGAGGCCCAAGCTCAGCAAAGCCGTCCAACTTGACAGTCTGGTAGATCTACTGAAATTGGAAGCAGTGCCCCGGTTTGAGATGGGGAAGGCAGGTGACGCTCAGGCGAGGAAGTGCCCGAGGCACGGCCGGCCCTTGGAGCTTTACTGCGtggctgagaaacgctgcatcTGCTGCGTGTGCACCGTGAGGAGCTGCCAGAAGCACAAGAGGACTCTCTTTGAAGAGGAGCGGAAAGCGAAAGAA GAGTCAATAAAGGAAACCTTGGAGGAAAAGCAAAAGGAGGTAGAAAAGATTGTAACAGAAATCCAGAAACTGGAGCAGCAGATGGACCATACTAAA GTTTTCTCAACGAAGTTCAGATTAGGAATTTTGCAGAAGTTTGACCATCTCATGGAAACCCTAAAAGAGTGCCAGAAGAAGGTGGTGGAGAGGGTTGAAAGTGAGCATGCCACTCTGCTAAAGCAAATGGAGGAGAACTGGAATTGCCTACAGCATCATTTGGAGACTTTCACACAGTACAACAAGACAGTGGAAGGGCTGCTGAGCTGTGCTGATGATGTCAGGTTTCTTGAA CAACATCTCCTTTCTCCCCCTTGTAAATTGGAAGTTCCTCCAGTCATTCAACTTGATTTGGATACCAACGCACACACCATCACTGAGTTCTTCAGTGAGTTTGACAGGCTTTTGGAGGAACTTCAGTCAAATCCTTTGAATCCACAAATGACTGACAGAAAAA TCTCGCTTGAGCCAAAGGTGTTTGTGAAGAGGATGCCTGGACCTTGTCTTTCAGAGAATGAACTAAGGACAAAGCTTCTACAGG ATCAGCAGAATTTGACATTTGATCCAGTCTCAGCTAACAAATACCTGCAGTTATCTGATAACCACCAGAAGGCAACTCATCCCCAGGGTTTTCACAAGCCAAAGCCAAATGACCCTCAAAGGTTTGAGCCATGGCAAGTCAAGTGTACTCAGACCTTCAGCCAAGGCAGTCACTACTGGGAAGTGGAGTTATCTGACCACTCTGTCATCATTGGCGTAGCTTGTGAAAGATTCCCAAGGAGGAAACAGGCTCATCAGAAGTTCACCATTGGGTTGGATAAACTCTCCTGGGGCCTGCATGTCCAAGAAGACAGCTATGTGGCTTGGTACAACAAGAAGTCTACAAAGATAAAAGAGCCTCTGTGCAAATTTATTGGAGTTCTATTGGACTGTGATCAAGGAGTTTTATCCTTTTACAGCATAGACAATAACATGAAATGCCTTCATATTTTTCACACCACCTTTACAGAGCCTCTTGTCCCAATTTTCTGGCTTTGTGAAGGTACAGCTGTGACCCTTTGCCAAAGGCCACCCAGCCAGATTATAACTGATGAGAGGTCACCTGATTTATAG